One genomic region from Jilunia laotingensis encodes:
- a CDS encoding efflux RND transporter periplasmic adaptor subunit, with protein MKKSFQLIALIAIALLGSCSGGKEQKTAEKVEEKPRVKLAAVSARPVDQIQEYTATVEAEVKNNIAPASPVRIDQIFVEVGDRVSKGQKLVLMDAANLKQMKLQLENKRLEFKRADELYKVGGTSKSEWDALKMALDVQETAYKNLMENTTLLSPVNGVVTARNYDNGDMYSGGSPVLVVEQITPVKLLINVSETYFTKVKKGAPVSIKLDVYGDEEFTGKISLVYPTIDAATRTFPVEIKLENRDQRVRPGMFARATLNFGTADHVVVPDLAIVKQAGSGDRYVYVYDNGKVTYNKVELGRRMGAEYELISGVPDNSQVVIAGQARLINGAEVEVEK; from the coding sequence ATGAAGAAGAGTTTCCAATTAATAGCCTTGATTGCTATCGCATTACTGGGTTCATGTAGTGGAGGAAAAGAACAGAAAACTGCTGAGAAAGTAGAAGAAAAGCCGAGAGTAAAATTAGCGGCTGTATCAGCACGGCCCGTTGATCAGATTCAGGAATACACGGCAACTGTCGAAGCAGAAGTAAAGAATAATATTGCTCCGGCTTCTCCGGTGCGTATCGATCAGATATTTGTGGAAGTTGGTGACCGGGTTTCCAAAGGCCAGAAGTTGGTATTGATGGATGCAGCAAACTTGAAGCAAATGAAATTGCAGTTGGAAAATAAACGTCTTGAATTTAAGCGTGCAGATGAGCTTTATAAAGTGGGAGGAACATCCAAATCAGAATGGGACGCTTTGAAGATGGCGTTGGATGTGCAGGAAACTGCTTATAAGAATTTGATGGAAAATACTACACTTTTAAGTCCGGTTAACGGAGTAGTTACTGCCCGCAATTATGATAATGGTGATATGTACAGCGGAGGCAGTCCGGTATTAGTGGTTGAGCAGATCACTCCGGTGAAACTGTTGATCAACGTATCCGAGACTTATTTTACTAAAGTCAAGAAAGGGGCTCCTGTCAGTATAAAACTAGATGTATACGGTGACGAAGAATTTACTGGAAAGATAAGTCTGGTTTATCCGACCATTGACGCTGCAACGCGTACGTTCCCAGTTGAGATTAAGTTGGAAAACAGAGACCAGAGGGTTCGTCCGGGAATGTTTGCACGCGCAACATTGAATTTCGGAACGGCAGATCACGTGGTTGTCCCCGATCTGGCTATTGTAAAACAGGCAGGTTCCGGAGACCGTTATGTGTATGTGTACGATAATGGAAAAGTAACATATAATAAGGTAGAACTTGGTCGCCGTATGGGGGCTGAATATGAGCTGATATCGGGAGTTCCTGATAATTCTCAGGTGGTTATAGCTGGACAGGCACGCTTGATTAACGGAGCGGAAGTAGAAGTAGAAAAATAA
- a CDS encoding efflux RND transporter permease subunit, with amino-acid sequence MSLYEGAVKKPIMTSLCFLAVVIFGLFSLSKLPIDLYPDIDTNTIMVMTAYPGASASDIENNVTRPLENTLNAVSNLKHITSRSSENMSLITLEFEFGNDIDVLTNDVRDKLDMVSSQMPDDAETPIIFKFSTDMIPIVLLSVQAKESQSALYKILDDRVVNPLARIPGVGTVSISGAPQREIQVYCDPNKLEAYNLTIETISSIIGAENRNIPGGNFDIGNETYSLRVEGEFDDSRQLEDVVVGTYNGASVYLRDVARVIDTVEERAQETYNNGIQGAMIVVQKQSGANSVEISRKVQEALPKLQKNLPSDVKIGVIVDTSDNILNTIDSLTETVMYALLFVVLVVFLFLGRWRATLIICITIPLSLIASFIYLAISGNTINIISLSSLSIAIGMVVDDAIVVLENVTTHIERGSDPKQAAVHGTNEVAISVVASTLTMIAVFFPLTMVSGMSGVLFKQLGWMMCAIMFISTLSALTLTPMLCSQLLRLQKKQSKLFKIFFTPIERSLDALDNWYARMLNWAVRHRWSVIVGCIVFFFLSLLCAKYIGTEFFPAQDNARIAVQLELPIGSRKEVAQQISQKLEEYWMSKYKSIMKVCNYTVGQADSDNTWASMQDNGSHIISFNISLVDPGDRDISLEQVCDEMREDLKKYPEFAKAQVILGGSNTGMSAQASADFEVYGYDMTETDSVAAKLKRELLNVKGVSEVNISRSDYQPEYQVDFDREKLALHGLNLATAATYLRNRINGATASKYREDGDEYDIKVRYAPEYRTSLESIENILVYNNKGEAVRIKDLGKVVERFAPPTIERKDRERIVTVSAVISGAPLGDVVNAGNAIIDKMDMPSDITVQVAGSYEDQQDSFRDLGTLGVLIVILVFIVMAAQFESLTYPFILILSVLFALSGILMALFITNTTLSVMSLLGGIMLIGIVVKNGIVLIDYTILCRERGQSVLNSVVTAGKSRLRPVLMTTATTILGMIPMAVSTGQGAEMWSPMAIAVIGGLTVSTILTLIYVPTMYCIFGGVGIRRQRKKLKKQRELDTYFDAHKDEMIRK; translated from the coding sequence ATGAGTTTATACGAAGGTGCGGTTAAGAAACCGATTATGACCTCCCTCTGTTTTTTGGCAGTGGTGATCTTTGGTCTCTTCTCTTTGTCGAAATTACCTATCGACTTGTATCCGGATATCGATACGAATACGATCATGGTAATGACCGCCTATCCCGGAGCCAGTGCTTCGGATATAGAAAATAATGTGACCCGACCGTTGGAGAATACGTTGAATGCTGTCAGCAACCTGAAACATATCACATCCCGGTCGTCAGAAAATATGTCCTTGATTACGTTGGAATTTGAATTCGGTAATGATATTGATGTCTTGACCAATGATGTCCGAGACAAGTTGGATATGGTAAGTTCGCAAATGCCGGATGATGCCGAAACCCCGATTATCTTCAAGTTCAGTACCGATATGATTCCTATTGTGCTGTTATCCGTACAGGCAAAAGAAAGTCAATCGGCATTGTATAAGATTCTGGACGATCGCGTTGTGAACCCGTTAGCCCGTATACCTGGGGTAGGAACAGTGTCTATCAGTGGTGCGCCACAACGGGAGATTCAGGTGTATTGCGACCCTAATAAACTGGAGGCATACAATCTGACAATAGAAACGATCAGCTCTATTATTGGCGCTGAGAACCGGAATATTCCCGGTGGAAATTTCGATATAGGTAATGAGACCTATTCTTTGCGTGTGGAAGGTGAATTTGATGATTCGCGTCAATTGGAAGATGTAGTCGTAGGTACTTATAACGGTGCGAGTGTATATTTGCGCGATGTAGCCCGTGTGATAGATACCGTGGAAGAACGCGCTCAGGAAACATATAACAATGGTATACAGGGCGCAATGATTGTTGTGCAGAAACAGTCCGGTGCCAATTCTGTAGAGATTTCACGGAAAGTTCAGGAAGCATTGCCTAAGTTGCAGAAGAATTTGCCAAGTGATGTCAAGATAGGTGTTATCGTCGATACATCCGACAATATATTGAATACGATCGACAGTTTGACGGAAACCGTTATGTATGCGCTGCTTTTCGTTGTGTTAGTAGTATTTTTATTCTTGGGGCGTTGGCGTGCCACATTGATTATTTGCATCACCATTCCCCTCTCGTTGATTGCTTCGTTTATTTATCTGGCTATTTCGGGAAATACGATTAATATTATCTCGCTTTCGTCATTGTCTATTGCGATCGGTATGGTAGTGGATGATGCTATTGTGGTGTTGGAGAATGTGACGACACATATCGAGCGAGGTTCCGATCCCAAACAAGCAGCTGTACACGGTACGAATGAAGTAGCTATTTCGGTTGTGGCATCTACGTTGACTATGATTGCTGTGTTCTTCCCGTTGACCATGGTGAGCGGTATGTCCGGAGTATTGTTTAAACAGTTGGGTTGGATGATGTGTGCCATCATGTTCATATCTACTTTATCTGCCTTGACATTGACACCGATGCTTTGTTCGCAGCTATTGCGCCTGCAAAAAAAGCAATCCAAATTGTTTAAGATATTCTTTACTCCGATTGAACGTTCATTGGATGCTTTGGATAACTGGTATGCGCGTATGTTGAACTGGGCCGTTCGTCACCGTTGGAGTGTGATTGTCGGTTGCATTGTCTTCTTCTTCCTCAGTTTGCTATGTGCGAAATATATTGGAACGGAATTCTTCCCGGCACAAGATAATGCCCGTATTGCTGTGCAATTGGAGTTGCCTATTGGATCGCGAAAAGAAGTGGCGCAGCAGATTTCACAGAAATTGGAAGAGTATTGGATGTCCAAATATAAAAGCATAATGAAGGTATGTAACTATACAGTGGGGCAGGCCGATTCGGATAATACCTGGGCATCAATGCAGGATAACGGCTCACATATCATATCGTTCAATATCAGTTTGGTCGATCCGGGTGATCGTGATATATCTTTGGAACAAGTCTGTGATGAAATGCGTGAAGACTTAAAGAAATATCCTGAATTCGCAAAAGCACAGGTAATACTCGGAGGTAGCAATACGGGTATGTCGGCTCAGGCAAGTGCGGACTTCGAAGTCTATGGCTATGATATGACAGAGACCGATAGTGTTGCTGCCAAATTAAAACGCGAATTGCTGAACGTCAAGGGTGTATCTGAAGTAAATATTAGCCGTAGCGACTATCAACCGGAATATCAAGTTGACTTTGACCGTGAGAAATTGGCTTTACATGGATTGAATTTGGCTACTGCCGCTACTTATCTGCGTAACCGAATAAATGGTGCCACGGCTTCAAAGTATCGTGAAGACGGTGACGAATATGATATAAAAGTGCGTTATGCACCTGAATATCGCACCAGCCTTGAAAGTATCGAAAATATTCTTGTTTATAATAACAAGGGGGAAGCTGTACGAATCAAAGATCTCGGTAAAGTGGTGGAACGTTTTGCACCTCCTACCATCGAACGTAAAGACCGTGAACGTATTGTGACGGTATCCGCTGTTATTTCTGGCGCTCCGTTGGGTGATGTGGTAAATGCTGGTAATGCTATTATCGACAAGATGGATATGCCTTCGGATATTACCGTACAGGTGGCAGGTTCCTACGAAGATCAACAGGATTCGTTTAGGGATTTGGGAACATTGGGTGTTTTGATTGTCATTCTGGTATTTATTGTAATGGCTGCCCAGTTCGAGTCATTGACTTATCCGTTTATTCTGATCCTTTCGGTGCTTTTTGCATTGAGTGGTATATTGATGGCTTTATTCATTACAAATACTACGCTAAGCGTAATGAGTTTGTTGGGAGGTATCATGTTGATCGGTATTGTTGTGAAAAATGGTATTGTACTCATCGACTATACTATTTTGTGTCGTGAACGAGGGCAATCTGTGCTGAATTCAGTGGTAACTGCCGGTAAGAGCCGTCTCCGTCCGGTATTGATGACAACTGCAACTACAATTTTGGGTATGATTCCGATGGCTGTCAGTACAGGACAGGGAGCCGAGATGTGGAGCCCTATGGCAATTGCTGTAATTGGAGGTTTAACAGTCTCTACTATCTTGACTTTGATTTATGTGCCCACTATGTACTGCATCTTTGGAGGGGTAGGTATACGCCGCCAACGTAAAAAGTTGAAAAAGCAACGTGAGTTGGATACATACTTCGATGCGCATAAAGATGAAATGATTAGGAAATAA
- a CDS encoding PG0541 family transporter-associated protein, with translation MKSVLITFDQAYYERIIALLDRLNCRGFTYLDRVQGRGSKTGEPHFGSHAWPSLCSAIITVVDDDKVDPLLDTLHKMDLQTEQLGLRAFVWNIERTI, from the coding sequence ATGAAATCAGTATTAATAACTTTTGACCAGGCATATTATGAGCGTATTATAGCATTGCTTGACCGTCTGAACTGTCGTGGATTTACCTATTTGGACCGCGTGCAGGGGCGTGGTTCTAAAACAGGTGAACCTCATTTTGGCAGTCATGCATGGCCTAGTTTGTGTTCAGCTATCATTACAGTGGTTGATGATGATAAAGTAGACCCTCTATTGGATACACTTCATAAAATGGATTTGCAAACGGAACAATTAGGTTTGCGAGCTTTTGTGTGGAATATAGAGCGTACTATATAG
- a CDS encoding SGNH/GDSL hydrolase family protein, which translates to MKNYLKYSLGLTLVVLFVLLAMHWLPVLTIDGHTMRRVDLLSDIRRLEPVGKEVGTDSLPPVPKVKPAFVDTCRAGMTCIEDYSDSTLRGMTPFYHALNELSSKKRLVRIAVFGDSFIEADIFTADLREMLQKRFGGCGVGFVTITSMTSGYRPTVRHTFGGWSSHAVTDSVYFDRKKQGVSGHYFVPGEGAYVELRGQNKYASLLDTCQEASIFFYNKGIVDLSVRVNRGEMQTRQFEPNGRLQEMQVKGRIGSVRWTVNQADSALFYGLAMDGTEGVILDNFSLRGSSGLSLRTIPSEMLKEFNMQRPYDLIILQYGLNVATERGYNYDNYQKGLLTAIGHLKKCFPQAGLLLLSVGDRDYKTENGDLRTMPGIKNLIRYQQNVAAESGIAFWNMFEAMGGDGSMAKLVHAKPSMANYDYTHINFRGGRHLAGLLYETLLYGKEQYERRRAYETE; encoded by the coding sequence ATGAAGAATTATCTGAAATATTCGTTAGGGCTGACTTTGGTTGTTCTGTTTGTATTGCTTGCTATGCATTGGCTTCCGGTTCTGACGATAGACGGACATACGATGAGAAGGGTGGATTTGTTAAGTGATATCCGACGACTCGAACCTGTAGGAAAAGAGGTTGGGACAGATAGCTTACCTCCGGTTCCGAAAGTGAAACCGGCTTTTGTTGATACTTGTCGTGCGGGAATGACTTGTATAGAGGATTATAGTGACTCTACACTCCGTGGAATGACACCCTTTTATCATGCTTTGAATGAACTTTCTTCTAAGAAACGTTTAGTTCGGATTGCTGTGTTCGGTGATTCATTTATTGAGGCCGATATATTTACAGCTGATCTTCGCGAGATGCTCCAGAAACGTTTCGGAGGTTGTGGAGTTGGTTTTGTTACCATCACCTCTATGACGAGTGGATATCGTCCGACCGTTCGTCATACTTTTGGCGGATGGTCGAGCCATGCGGTGACAGACAGTGTTTATTTCGACCGTAAAAAGCAAGGGGTTTCCGGCCACTATTTTGTTCCGGGAGAAGGAGCTTATGTTGAACTCCGCGGACAAAATAAATATGCTTCTTTACTTGATACTTGCCAGGAGGCATCTATCTTCTTTTATAATAAAGGCATTGTCGATCTTTCAGTTCGAGTGAACCGTGGAGAAATGCAGACACGTCAGTTCGAACCTAACGGTCGCTTGCAAGAGATGCAGGTCAAAGGTCGGATCGGTTCGGTACGTTGGACTGTAAATCAGGCCGATTCCGCACTCTTTTACGGCTTGGCGATGGATGGTACGGAAGGTGTCATACTTGATAACTTTTCGTTACGCGGCAGTTCGGGGCTTTCTTTACGGACTATACCTTCAGAGATGTTGAAAGAGTTCAATATGCAGCGGCCGTATGATTTGATTATATTGCAATACGGGTTGAATGTGGCTACCGAACGAGGATATAATTATGATAATTATCAGAAAGGTTTACTGACGGCAATCGGTCATCTGAAAAAATGTTTTCCCCAGGCCGGGCTGTTGTTGCTTAGTGTGGGTGACCGCGACTATAAGACAGAAAATGGCGACCTACGTACAATGCCGGGCATTAAGAACTTGATCCGTTATCAGCAAAACGTTGCTGCTGAAAGTGGAATCGCTTTTTGGAATATGTTTGAAGCGATGGGAGGTGACGGTAGCATGGCAAAGTTGGTACATGCAAAACCTTCGATGGCTAACTACGATTATACACACATTAATTTCCGGGGAGGTCGGCATTTGGCTGGCTTGCTTTACGAAACACTCCTTTACGGAAAGGAACAATACGAGAGGAGACGTGCCTATGAGACCGAATAA
- a CDS encoding GDSL-type esterase/lipase family protein, whose protein sequence is MRPNKFLLFILYNLFMVLRLLAQDILPGCPAKMFLVKSPKPMKEMKLLYDTLSVHVKFPIAFKGIGNNEIIDSLGSLSPVLEHLRLVKGGISEDTVRILHIGDSHIRGHIYPQTIGRNLIETFGAVSYTDMGVNGATCLTFTHPDRIAAIAAVRPELLILSFGTNESHNRRYNANLHYQQMDELIRMIRDSLPDVPILLTTPPGSYESFRQRRRKRTYSINPRTVQAVENIKKYAGDNFLAIWDLYNVAGGSLRACKNWQEAGLMRPDHVHYMPDGYVLQGNLLYEAIIKAYNDYVSQ, encoded by the coding sequence ATGAGACCGAATAAATTCCTATTATTTATTCTATATAACTTGTTTATGGTGCTGAGGCTTTTGGCACAAGATATTTTGCCTGGTTGTCCTGCTAAGATGTTTCTTGTGAAAAGTCCCAAACCGATGAAAGAAATGAAGCTTCTTTATGACACGCTATCGGTACATGTGAAGTTTCCGATTGCATTCAAAGGGATAGGAAATAATGAAATAATCGACAGTCTTGGATCATTGTCACCAGTTTTAGAACATTTGCGTTTGGTGAAAGGAGGGATAAGTGAAGACACTGTGCGTATCTTGCATATAGGTGACAGCCATATCCGGGGGCATATTTATCCGCAAACTATAGGTCGGAATTTGATTGAAACATTCGGTGCTGTTTCATACACGGATATGGGTGTGAACGGGGCAACTTGTCTGACGTTTACGCATCCCGATCGCATAGCTGCTATTGCTGCCGTTCGGCCTGAATTGTTGATTCTTTCTTTTGGTACCAATGAAAGTCATAACCGGCGTTATAATGCCAATTTGCATTACCAACAAATGGACGAGCTTATAAGAATGATTCGGGACAGTTTGCCAGACGTGCCTATTTTGTTGACTACTCCTCCTGGTTCTTATGAAAGTTTCAGGCAACGTCGGAGGAAACGTACCTATTCTATTAATCCTCGTACGGTACAGGCTGTTGAAAATATAAAAAAATATGCCGGTGATAATTTTTTGGCTATATGGGACTTGTACAATGTGGCTGGTGGTAGCCTCCGTGCTTGTAAGAATTGGCAGGAGGCCGGTTTGATGCGTCCTGATCATGTTCACTATATGCCCGATGGTTATGTTCTGCAAGGTAATTTGTTATATGAAGCAATAATAAAAGCATACAATGATTATGTCTCTCAATGA
- a CDS encoding MBOAT family O-acyltransferase, producing MIMSLNDIDFGRLRDIFIYDPQAPLIFSSGMFLWLFAAFMVIYVLLQHRNTARILFVALFSYYFYYKSSGTYFFLLVFVTLGDFIIARFMDCTSNKYGRRAWVVLSLCLNLGLLAYFKYTNFLGGVIASLMGGEFTALDIFLPVGISFFTFQSLSYTIDVYRCEIKPLANLLDYAFYVSFFPQLVAGPIVRARDFIPQIRKPLFVSQEMFGRGIFLLVVGLFKKAVISDYISINFVERIFDNPTLYSGVENLMGLYGYALQIYCDFSGYSDMAIGIALLLGFHFNMNFNSPYKSASITEFWHRWHISLSSWLRDYLYISLGGNRHGKFRQYLNLIITMFLGGLWHGASWNFVLWGMFHGIALALHKAWRSITGRKKGEESHGIRRFLGVIITFHFVCFCWIFFRNADIHNSMDMLRQIFTTFRPQLFPQLLEGYWRVFALMGLGFLLHWAPDRWENSVCNGVIRLPFLGKAILMITMIYVVIQMKSSEIQPFIYFQF from the coding sequence ATGATTATGTCTCTCAATGATATAGATTTTGGCCGACTTCGCGATATATTTATTTACGATCCACAGGCTCCGTTGATATTCAGTAGCGGAATGTTCTTGTGGCTCTTTGCTGCATTCATGGTAATATATGTTTTGTTGCAACACAGAAATACGGCACGTATTTTATTCGTGGCACTGTTCTCTTATTATTTCTATTACAAGAGTAGTGGTACCTACTTCTTTTTATTGGTATTTGTCACTTTAGGAGATTTCATAATAGCCCGTTTCATGGACTGTACCTCCAATAAATATGGAAGGAGGGCATGGGTGGTGTTAAGCCTTTGCCTGAATCTCGGTCTTCTTGCCTATTTTAAATATACCAATTTTCTCGGTGGTGTCATCGCGTCGTTGATGGGCGGAGAGTTTACTGCCCTCGATATATTTTTGCCGGTAGGTATTTCCTTCTTTACTTTTCAGTCATTGAGCTATACGATCGATGTTTATCGATGCGAAATCAAGCCACTTGCCAATTTGCTTGATTATGCTTTTTATGTTTCATTCTTTCCACAATTGGTAGCTGGACCTATTGTTAGGGCACGTGATTTTATTCCACAGATACGTAAGCCACTTTTTGTGTCGCAGGAGATGTTTGGACGTGGCATATTTCTGCTTGTTGTGGGGTTATTTAAAAAAGCGGTGATCTCAGATTACATCAGTATCAACTTTGTTGAACGCATTTTTGACAATCCTACGCTTTATTCCGGTGTTGAGAATTTGATGGGACTTTATGGGTACGCCCTCCAAATCTATTGTGATTTCTCCGGTTATAGTGATATGGCAATAGGAATTGCTCTCCTTTTAGGTTTTCATTTTAATATGAATTTTAATTCTCCCTATAAGTCGGCATCGATAACCGAATTTTGGCACCGTTGGCATATCTCTTTGTCCAGTTGGCTGCGCGATTATCTTTATATCTCTCTCGGAGGAAACCGGCATGGTAAATTTCGGCAGTATCTTAATCTGATTATTACTATGTTCTTGGGCGGCTTATGGCATGGTGCATCATGGAATTTCGTTCTTTGGGGAATGTTCCATGGGATAGCATTGGCACTGCACAAAGCATGGAGGAGCATAACAGGACGTAAAAAAGGAGAAGAAAGTCATGGTATCCGCCGTTTTTTAGGCGTGATCATCACTTTCCACTTCGTTTGTTTCTGTTGGATTTTCTTTCGTAATGCCGATATTCATAATTCAATGGATATGCTGAGACAAATATTTACCACTTTTCGTCCTCAACTGTTCCCACAATTACTAGAAGGATACTGGCGCGTTTTTGCTTTGATGGGGTTGGGATTTCTGCTTCATTGGGCACCAGATCGCTGGGAGAATTCTGTATGTAACGGAGTAATTCGCCTTCCCTTTCTAGGGAAGGCGATACTGATGATCACTATGATTTATGTGGTTATTCAAATGAAAAGTAGTGAAATTCAACCATTCATTTATTTCCAGTTCTAA
- a CDS encoding glycoside hydrolase family 20 protein — MKRLNHAALVLIILLATSCHKDTANFQVIPLPQEVVTHQEETFNLSSATMILYPEGNDLLKRNAEFLTDYVKDALGKELTINPFNPQDTPKNAILLGINDAIEQEEGYELKVTPQLVTIQGKTPNGVFHGIQTLRKAIPVTTNSLGSATLPGVEIKDYPRFGYRGMHLDICRHFFPVEFVKKYIDLLALHNMNTFHWHLTDDQGWRIEIKKYPKLTEIGSIRAGTVIGHNSDKFDGQPHSGFYSQDEIKDVIAYAKERYITIIPEIDLPGHMVAALTSYPELGCTGGPYEVEKSWGVFDDVICIGNEKSMQFLEDVLSEVIELFPSEYIHIGGDEAPRTRWEKCPKCQACIQSEGLKADERHTAEDRLQSYCMARIEKYLNNKGHRIIGWDEILEGDVAPNATVMSWRGTQGGIEAAKLGHDVIMTPNTYLYFDYYQTADTEGEPDAIGGCLPIEHVYSLEPVPTELNEIEKKHIIGVQANLWTEYIATTQQVEYMVLPRMAALAEIQWTMPEKKDFNNFAQRLPRLMEIYQGMGYNYGKHIYDIKSNFTYDSDKKAVIAELKTVDNAPIYYTLDGSEPTTSSTLYKAPINITSSTEFKASAVRPSGNSKVISENINFNKATCCPIELKSQPTPKYAYNGAITLVDGLKGNGNYAGGRWLGFQGDNVEATINLGQPTEISHVSTEACVDVNAWIMGATGMSVAVSEDGKLFSEVANREYPACTDMNKKEIVPYAINFNPIKATFVKITIKPTSALPKGHTGEGKPAFIFIDEIFIN, encoded by the coding sequence ATGAAAAGACTTAATCACGCAGCGTTGGTATTAATCATCCTTTTAGCCACTTCTTGCCATAAGGATACAGCCAACTTCCAAGTAATCCCTCTCCCCCAAGAGGTAGTTACACACCAAGAGGAAACTTTCAATTTATCCTCTGCAACCATGATACTTTACCCGGAAGGGAATGATTTACTGAAACGAAATGCCGAATTTCTTACTGACTATGTGAAAGATGCTCTTGGAAAAGAATTAACCATCAATCCTTTCAATCCACAGGACACGCCAAAGAATGCAATTCTTCTTGGAATAAATGATGCAATCGAGCAAGAAGAAGGTTATGAACTCAAAGTCACTCCACAATTAGTCACTATTCAAGGAAAAACACCTAACGGAGTCTTCCATGGTATACAAACATTAAGAAAAGCAATCCCGGTGACAACAAACTCATTGGGAAGCGCTACATTGCCTGGAGTAGAAATTAAAGATTATCCTCGTTTTGGTTATCGAGGAATGCATCTTGACATTTGCCGACACTTCTTCCCAGTAGAGTTCGTAAAAAAATATATCGATTTACTTGCATTACATAATATGAATACTTTCCATTGGCATTTGACTGATGATCAAGGATGGAGAATCGAAATCAAGAAATATCCGAAACTAACCGAAATCGGATCAATCCGTGCGGGAACGGTAATAGGTCACAATTCAGACAAATTTGATGGACAACCTCATAGTGGTTTTTACTCCCAAGATGAAATAAAGGATGTGATCGCTTACGCAAAGGAACGTTATATTACAATTATACCGGAAATCGACTTACCCGGGCACATGGTTGCTGCTCTTACCTCTTACCCGGAATTGGGCTGCACGGGAGGCCCTTATGAAGTGGAAAAGAGTTGGGGTGTATTCGACGATGTAATTTGCATCGGCAATGAAAAGTCTATGCAATTTCTAGAAGATGTACTATCGGAAGTAATAGAACTATTCCCATCGGAATATATACATATAGGAGGCGATGAAGCTCCCCGTACCCGCTGGGAAAAATGTCCCAAATGCCAAGCCTGCATCCAGTCCGAAGGATTGAAAGCCGACGAAAGGCATACGGCTGAAGACCGTTTGCAGAGCTACTGCATGGCACGCATCGAAAAGTACCTGAATAATAAAGGACATCGCATCATTGGCTGGGATGAGATTCTAGAAGGAGATGTAGCTCCTAACGCGACTGTAATGTCATGGCGAGGAACTCAAGGGGGTATCGAAGCCGCCAAACTGGGACATGATGTCATCATGACCCCGAATACTTATCTATATTTCGATTACTATCAGACAGCAGATACCGAGGGAGAACCAGACGCCATTGGAGGATGCCTACCTATAGAACATGTATACAGCTTGGAACCTGTACCTACCGAGCTGAATGAAATTGAAAAAAAACATATCATCGGTGTGCAAGCTAATCTATGGACAGAATATATAGCAACCACTCAGCAAGTGGAATACATGGTTCTGCCCCGTATGGCAGCCTTGGCTGAAATACAATGGACAATGCCGGAAAAGAAAGATTTCAATAACTTCGCCCAGCGCCTTCCCCGTCTCATGGAAATTTATCAAGGCATGGGTTATAATTATGGAAAACACATCTATGACATCAAATCGAATTTCACTTACGATTCTGATAAAAAAGCGGTTATAGCCGAACTAAAAACAGTAGATAATGCACCGATCTATTATACATTGGATGGATCAGAACCCACTACTTCATCCACTTTATACAAAGCACCTATAAACATTACAAGCTCTACTGAATTCAAAGCCAGTGCCGTCCGTCCTTCAGGAAATAGTAAGGTAATTTCTGAAAACATCAATTTTAATAAAGCAACCTGTTGCCCTATCGAACTGAAAAGCCAACCTACTCCCAAATATGCTTATAATGGAGCAATCACTTTGGTAGACGGTCTGAAAGGTAATGGAAATTACGCCGGAGGAAGATGGTTAGGCTTTCAGGGAGACAACGTAGAAGCAACCATAAATCTGGGTCAGCCTACTGAAATAAGCCATGTGTCAACAGAAGCCTGCGTTGATGTCAACGCTTGGATTATGGGAGCAACAGGAATGTCCGTTGCAGTTTCTGAAGACGGCAAGCTATTCAGTGAGGTTGCCAACCGAGAATATCCAGCCTGTACGGATATGAATAAAAAAGAAATCGTCCCTTATGCAATAAATTTTAATCCCATAAAAGCCACTTTTGTAAAAATTACGATAAAGCCTACCTCTGCTTTGCCGAAAGGACATACCGGTGAAGGCAAACCGGCATTTATATTTATAGATGAAATCTTTATAAACTAA